One window from the genome of Daphnia pulex isolate KAP4 chromosome 9, ASM2113471v1 encodes:
- the LOC124202740 gene encoding eukaryotic peptide chain release factor GTP-binding subunit ERF3A-like isoform X2 yields the protein MNNMENESLQLSGLNLNVNAPTFVPNINAAAFVPTFLARPEPTACEAQTLPPKPAMDTAESSPTTDAPLSTLDASPNNPPVDSWEDEADKEHAEDPEAESDGEGAADVEAAPKIKKKIVKGPAENKSKKEHINVVFIGHVDAGKSTIGGQIMFLTGMVDKRTLEKYEKEAREKNRESWYLSWALDTNLEEREKGKTVEVGHASFETEKKHFTILDAPGHKSFVPNMISGASQADLAVLVISARKGEFETGFEKGGQTREHAMLAKTAGVKHLIVLINKMDDPTVNWDEERYNECKEKLLPYLKKLGFNPLKDLTFMPCSGLTGAGLKEPVDSKACPWYSGLPFIPLLDDMPPLLRFVDRPFIMPIVDKYKDMGTVVLGKVEAGEARKGQTLLVLPNKTPVVVDQLWSDEDEVTTVGPGENVKIKLKGVEEEDISSGFVLCDPTNTCKTGRIFDAQVVILEHKSIICAGYSAVCHIHTVAEEVSVKALICLVDKKTNEKSKVRPRFVKQDQIAIMRLEAAGVICMEPFKDFPQMGRFTLRDEGRTIAIGKVLKVIE from the exons ATGAACAACATGGAAAACGAGTCATTGCAGTTAAGCGGTCTTAATCTAAATGTGAATGCCCCCACGTTCGTGCCCAATATCAATGCTGCAGCTTTCGTGCCAACTTTCTTGGCCAGGCCAGAACCCACCGCCTGTGAAGCACAGACATTGCCTCCAAAACCAGCTATGGATACTGCAG AGTCCAGCCCCACCACGGATGCTCCTTTATCAACCTTGGATGCCAGTCCTAACAACCCGCCTGTAGACAGCTGGGAAGATGAAGCAGATAAAGAACATGCAGAAG ACCCTGAGGCTGAAAGTGATGGTGAAGGAGCTGCTGATGTTGAAGCTGCAccgaaaatcaagaaaaaaattgtaaaggGTCCAGCCGAGAATAAGAGTAAAAAGGAGCACATCAATGTTGTATTCATCGGTCATGTCG ATGCTGGTAAGTCTACCATCGGTGGCCAAATTATGTTTCTTACGGGTATGGTTGACAAAAGAACATTGGAAAAATACGAGAAAGaagcaagagaaaaaaatcgtgaatCTTGGTATCTTTCATGGGCCTTGGATACCAATCTTGAAg aaagagaaaaaggcaaaactGTTGAGGTTGGTCATGCCTCATTTGAAACGGAAAAGAAACACTTTACTATTTTAGACGCCCCTGGTCACAAGAGTTTTGTGCCCAACATGATTAGCGGTGCATCTCAAGCCGATTTGGCTGTCTTG GTCATTTCTGCCCGTAAAGGAGAATTTGAAACTGGTTTCGAAAAAGGTGGTCAAACTAGAGAACACGCAATGTTGGCAAAAACAGCCGGCGTTAAACATCTGATAGTCCTTATCAACAAAATGGACGACCCAACAGTAAATTGGGACGAAGAGAG ATACAATGAGtgcaaagaaaaattacttccctatttgaagaaattgggATTCAATCCTCTTAAAGATCTAACTTTTATGCCTTGCTCTGGTCTCACTGGAGCTGGTCTTAAAGAGCCTGTCGACTCGAAAGCATGCCCTTGGTATAG TGGTTTACCGTTCATTCCTTTACTCGACGACATGCCTCCTTTGTTGAGGTTTGTCGATCGCCCATTCATCATGCCCATTGTCGACAAATACAAGGACATGGGTACGGTCGTGTTGGGAAAAGTTGAAGCTGGAGAAGCAAGGAAGGGCCAGACTTTGCTTGTCCTTCCTAATAAG ACACCGGTGGTAGTTGACCAGTTGTGGTCTGATGAAGACGAAGTCACTACCGTTGGACCTGGAGAGAACGTTAAAATTAAGCTTAAGGGAGTAGAAGAGGAAGACATTTCTTCCGGCTTTGTCCTCTGTGATCCAACCAACACCTGTAAAACAGGGCGTATCTTTGACGCTCAG GTCGTCATTCTGGAGCACAAGAGCATCATTTGCGCGGGCTATTCAGCTGTCTGTCACATCCATACGGTAGCTGAAGAGGTTTCAGTGAAAGCACTCATTTGTCTTGTTGACaagaaaacgaacgaaaagtCGAAAGTCCGGCCGCGATTCGTTAAACAAGACCAGATTGCTATCATGCGTTTGGAAGCAGCAGGTGTTATTTGCATGGAACCTTTTAAGGATTTCCCTCAGATGGGTCGATTCACCTTGAGGGACGAAG GTCGAACGATTGCGATTGGTAAAGTGCTCAAAGTCATAGAATAA
- the LOC124202740 gene encoding eukaryotic peptide chain release factor GTP-binding subunit ERF3A-like isoform X1 has product MNNMENESLQLSGLNLNVNAPTFVPNINAAAFVPTFLARPEPTACEAQTLPPKPAMDTAESSPTTDAPLSTLDASPNNPPVDSWEDEADKEHAEDLKVNKVSEQQEINGVGGEGNAILHDNDEEKDVEDPEAESDGEGAADVEAAPKIKKKIVKGPAENKSKKEHINVVFIGHVDAGKSTIGGQIMFLTGMVDKRTLEKYEKEAREKNRESWYLSWALDTNLEEREKGKTVEVGHASFETEKKHFTILDAPGHKSFVPNMISGASQADLAVLVISARKGEFETGFEKGGQTREHAMLAKTAGVKHLIVLINKMDDPTVNWDEERYNECKEKLLPYLKKLGFNPLKDLTFMPCSGLTGAGLKEPVDSKACPWYSGLPFIPLLDDMPPLLRFVDRPFIMPIVDKYKDMGTVVLGKVEAGEARKGQTLLVLPNKTPVVVDQLWSDEDEVTTVGPGENVKIKLKGVEEEDISSGFVLCDPTNTCKTGRIFDAQVVILEHKSIICAGYSAVCHIHTVAEEVSVKALICLVDKKTNEKSKVRPRFVKQDQIAIMRLEAAGVICMEPFKDFPQMGRFTLRDEGRTIAIGKVLKVIE; this is encoded by the exons ATGAACAACATGGAAAACGAGTCATTGCAGTTAAGCGGTCTTAATCTAAATGTGAATGCCCCCACGTTCGTGCCCAATATCAATGCTGCAGCTTTCGTGCCAACTTTCTTGGCCAGGCCAGAACCCACCGCCTGTGAAGCACAGACATTGCCTCCAAAACCAGCTATGGATACTGCAG AGTCCAGCCCCACCACGGATGCTCCTTTATCAACCTTGGATGCCAGTCCTAACAACCCGCCTGTAGACAGCTGGGAAGATGAAGCAGATAAAGAACATGCAGAAG ACCTGAAAGTTAACAAAGTGTCagaacaacaagaaataaatggAGTTGGTGGTGAAGGGAATGCAATTTTGCATGACAATGATGAGGAAAAAGATGTTGAAG ACCCTGAGGCTGAAAGTGATGGTGAAGGAGCTGCTGATGTTGAAGCTGCAccgaaaatcaagaaaaaaattgtaaaggGTCCAGCCGAGAATAAGAGTAAAAAGGAGCACATCAATGTTGTATTCATCGGTCATGTCG ATGCTGGTAAGTCTACCATCGGTGGCCAAATTATGTTTCTTACGGGTATGGTTGACAAAAGAACATTGGAAAAATACGAGAAAGaagcaagagaaaaaaatcgtgaatCTTGGTATCTTTCATGGGCCTTGGATACCAATCTTGAAg aaagagaaaaaggcaaaactGTTGAGGTTGGTCATGCCTCATTTGAAACGGAAAAGAAACACTTTACTATTTTAGACGCCCCTGGTCACAAGAGTTTTGTGCCCAACATGATTAGCGGTGCATCTCAAGCCGATTTGGCTGTCTTG GTCATTTCTGCCCGTAAAGGAGAATTTGAAACTGGTTTCGAAAAAGGTGGTCAAACTAGAGAACACGCAATGTTGGCAAAAACAGCCGGCGTTAAACATCTGATAGTCCTTATCAACAAAATGGACGACCCAACAGTAAATTGGGACGAAGAGAG ATACAATGAGtgcaaagaaaaattacttccctatttgaagaaattgggATTCAATCCTCTTAAAGATCTAACTTTTATGCCTTGCTCTGGTCTCACTGGAGCTGGTCTTAAAGAGCCTGTCGACTCGAAAGCATGCCCTTGGTATAG TGGTTTACCGTTCATTCCTTTACTCGACGACATGCCTCCTTTGTTGAGGTTTGTCGATCGCCCATTCATCATGCCCATTGTCGACAAATACAAGGACATGGGTACGGTCGTGTTGGGAAAAGTTGAAGCTGGAGAAGCAAGGAAGGGCCAGACTTTGCTTGTCCTTCCTAATAAG ACACCGGTGGTAGTTGACCAGTTGTGGTCTGATGAAGACGAAGTCACTACCGTTGGACCTGGAGAGAACGTTAAAATTAAGCTTAAGGGAGTAGAAGAGGAAGACATTTCTTCCGGCTTTGTCCTCTGTGATCCAACCAACACCTGTAAAACAGGGCGTATCTTTGACGCTCAG GTCGTCATTCTGGAGCACAAGAGCATCATTTGCGCGGGCTATTCAGCTGTCTGTCACATCCATACGGTAGCTGAAGAGGTTTCAGTGAAAGCACTCATTTGTCTTGTTGACaagaaaacgaacgaaaagtCGAAAGTCCGGCCGCGATTCGTTAAACAAGACCAGATTGCTATCATGCGTTTGGAAGCAGCAGGTGTTATTTGCATGGAACCTTTTAAGGATTTCCCTCAGATGGGTCGATTCACCTTGAGGGACGAAG GTCGAACGATTGCGATTGGTAAAGTGCTCAAAGTCATAGAATAA